A genomic stretch from Solanum stenotomum isolate F172 chromosome 8, ASM1918654v1, whole genome shotgun sequence includes:
- the LOC125873401 gene encoding uncharacterized protein LOC125873401 gives MVRAKGKTDASTNRSGSAPVASEAVLTKDSSEMENNVETGVFVETAVTEQTTITAVAEEENDGAEAETLEEENNGSEEENDGSEEENNGSEEENDGSEEVNDGAEAEIVEEKNDGSEEEHDGAELESLEGELAKNEDYKESEVVGGDEACTADKKAEDANGNDEGTKQGTAIEQEGVKQSVGMEKNEDEINAKNKEEVEGSLKQKTKRSRKRNNDRKRKANGPPQEKGEDKQVQKKVASIGKGEKVSGKLDSKTLEQSSKKVAYEDNSRVAPKDIDLEGKDKPESLRKKSSAKKKANSMGMIFMCNSETKKDCYRYKVLGLPANKKETVEKIYKGMRLFLYDIDLKLMYGIYKAAGRGGCNIQPKAFNSQFPSQVRFTVLEECLPLAEETFRQAIKKNYYTRGKFHCQLSSEQVKDLCKLFGTVGKGSRSKDTQLRPETDVVPKRDRAKRHGLDERRRPDRARQFEPVEDRRYREQVEDRRYREQAEDRLYREQVEERGYREHPHLHGRGLITSTLIPLAPLQPLPPPVQSYAYNRTLGRDPYGQDTVIQHNDSYRQRRLVELADPYRRDTVIGNPDVHRALVESHDHYRREGIPEPREYHLPLNLESRLQVAGGINDSYVPYRERLSYHDPPHNSVRSQREFNPPPAGLRSEYLHGGTSTVFSSSRTMLPEYPSSAAGPLYGHPHRRQHRF, from the exons ATGGTGCGTGCTAAAGGCAAAACCGATGCCTCAACTAATAGATCTGGAAGTGCTCCTGTTGCTTCTGAAGCTGTTTTGACAAAAGACTCCAGCGAGATGGAAAACAACGTCGAAACTGGAGTCTTTGTGGAAACAGCAGTAACTGAGCAAACAACGATCACTGCTGTtgcagaagaagaaaatgatggaGCAGAAGCTGAAACTTTGGAGGAAGAAAACAATGGATCAGAGGAAGAAAACGATGGGTCAGAGGAAGAAAACAATGGATCAGAGGAAGAAAATGATGGATCAGAAGAAGTAAATGATGGAGCAGAAGCTGAAATAGTGGAGGAAAAAAATGATGGATCAGAAGAAGAACATGATGGAGCAGAACTTGAATCTTTAGAGGGAGAGCTTGCTAAGAATGAAGATTATAAAGAAAGTGAAGTGGTTGGAGGGGATGAAGCATGTACTGCTGATAAGAAAGCAGAAGATGCTAATGGTAATGATGAAGGTACTAAGCAAGGAACTGCCATAGAACAGGAAGGTGTTAAACAGAGTGTAGgtatggaaaaaaatgaagatgaaaTAAATGCAAAGAATAAGGAGGAAGTGGAAGGAAGTTTGAAACAAAAAACTAAGAGATCGAGGAAAAGGAATAATGATAGGAAGAGAAAGGCAAATGGACCCCCCCAAGAAAAAGGTGAAGATAAGCAAGTTCAAAAGAAAGTAGCCTCTATTGGCAAGGGTGAGAAAGTCTCGGGAAAATTGGACTCAAAAACTCTTGAGCAAAGCTCTAAGAAAGTTGCTTATGAAGATAACTCTAGGGTGGCCCCAAAGGATATTGATCTTGAAGGCAAAGACAAACCTGAGTCATTAAGAAAGAAGTCTTCTGCAAAGAAGAAGGCTAATAGCATGGGTATGATCTTCATGTGCAACTCTGAGACTAAGAAGGATTGCTATCGTTACAAGGTTCTAGGATTGCCAGCAAACAAGAAAGAGACCGTGGAAAAAATTTACAAGGGGATGCGGCTTTTCCTATATGATATTGACTTGAAGTTGATGTATGGGATCTACAAAGCTGCAGGACGTGGTGGTTGTAACATTCAACCCAAGGCGTTCAACTCTCAATTTCCATCTCAG GTTCGTTTTACTGTACTTGAGGAATGCTTACCACTAGCAGAGGAAACTTTCAGGCAAGcaataaagaaaaactattaCACCAGGGGCAAGTTCCATTGCCAATTATCCTCTGAACAG GTGAAGGACCTGTGCAAGCTTTTCGGTACTGTGGGCAAAGGGTCCAGGTCCAAAGACACACAACTCAGACCTGAGACCGATGTGGTACCCAAACGAGACAGAGCTAAGAGGCATGGTCTGGATGAAAGAAGACGTCCTGATCGCGCTCGACAATTTGAGCCGGTTGAAGACCGTCGGTACCGCGAGCAGGTTGAAGATCGTCGGTACCGTGAGCAGGCTGAAGATCGTCTGTACCGTGAGCAGGTTGAAGAACGTGGGTACCGTGAACATCCCCATTTGCATGGAAGGGGCTTGATTACATCTACTTTGATTCCATTAGCCCCTCTTCAACCTTTACCACCACCTGTTCAATCTTATGCATATAACAGGACTTTGGGAAGAGATCCTTATGGACAGGACACAGTGATACAGCATAATGATTCTTACAGGCAGAGGCGATTGGTGGAACTCGCTGATCCTTATAGGCGGGACACTGTGATAGGCAATCCTGATGTTCACAGAGCATTGGTAGAGTCACATGATCACTACAGACGGGAGGGAATCCCAGAGCCTCGTGAATATCATCTGCCTCTGAATTTGGAAAGTAGACTCCAGGTTGCTGGTGGAATTAATGATTCATATGTGCCATACCGTGAGCGTCTATCATACCATGATCCTCCTCATAACTCAGTGCGCTCGCAGCGTGAGTTTAACCCCCCTCCAGCTGGTTTGCGATCAGAATACCTCCATGGTGGTACATCTACTGTGTTCAGTTCTTCCAGAACCATGCTTCCTGAGTACCCTTCATCTGCAGCGGGCCCTCTGTACGGGCACCCTCATCGACGTCAACATCGTTTTTAG